A DNA window from Doryrhamphus excisus isolate RoL2022-K1 chromosome 2, RoL_Dexc_1.0, whole genome shotgun sequence contains the following coding sequences:
- the atp5fa1 gene encoding ATP synthase subunit alpha, mitochondrial gives MLFLVLPGNRAFLPFGCCIRHPSRSAPGAERSPQDSNMLTVRVAAALSRTLTRRTGYVSKNVAAACVGVKNLHTTRTWTQKTGTAEVSSILEEKIMGADTSADLEETGRVLSIGDGIARVYGLRNVQAEEMVEFSSGLKGMSLNLEPDNVGVVVFGNDKLIKEGDIVKRTGAIVDVPVGEELLGRVVDALGNAIDGKGPLGSKTRRRVGLKAPGIIPRISVREPMQTGIKAVDSLVPIGRGQRELIIGDRQTGKTAIAIDTIINQKRFNEGTDEKKKLYCIYVAIGQKRSTVAQLVKRLTDADAMKYTIVVSATASDAAPLQYLAPYSGCSMGEYFRDNGKHALIIYDDLSKQAVAYRQMSLLLRRPPGREAYPGDVFYLHSRLLERAAKMNDNFGGGSLTALPVIETQAGDVSAYIPTNVISITDGQIFLETELFYKGIRPAINVGLSVSRVGSAAQTRAMKQVAGTMKLELAQYREVAAFAQFGSDLDAATQQLLNRGVRLTELLKQGQYSPMAIEEQVTVIYAGVRGHLDKMEPSKITKFEKAFLQHILSQHQDLLAAIKADGKISEASDAKLKQIVLNFLSSFE, from the exons ATGCTTTTTCTTGTGCTTCCGGGTAACCGAGCCTTTCTGCCATTTGGCTGCTGTATCCGCCATCCTTCTCGCTCAGCTCCGGGAGCAGAACGGTCACCCCAGGACTCCAACATGCTGACAGTACGCGTCGCAGCGGCTCTCTCCCGCACTCTGACTCGACGGACTGGCTAT GTGTCCAAGAATGTCGCTGCAGCATGTGTGGGAGTCAAGAACCTCCACACCACCCGCACATGGACGCAGAAAACAG GCACTGCTGAGGTTTCGTCCATCCTGGAGGAGAAGATCATGGGAGCGGACACCAGCGCTGATTTGGAGGAGACTGGCCGAGTGCTGTCCATCGGTGATGGTATTGCTCGAGTGTATGGACTCAGGAACGTGCAGGCTGAGGAGATGGTGGAGTTCTCCTCCGGACTCAAG GGAATGTCTCTGAATTTGGAGCCGGACAATGTTGGTGTTGTGGTGTTCGGTAATGACAAGCTGATCAAAGAAGGAGACATTGTCAAGAGGACAGGTGCCATTGTGGATGTGCCTGTTGGCGAAGAACTGCTTGGCCGCGTTGTGGACGCTCTGGGAAATGCCATCGATGGAAAG GGTCCCCTTGGTTCCAAGACCCGCAGGCGTGTGGGACTGAAAGCCCCTGGTATCATCCCTCGTATCTCTGTGAGGGAGCCCATGCAGACTGGCATCAAGGCTGTCGACAGTTTGGTGCCCATTGGTCGTGGGCAGCGTGAGCTCATCATTGGCGACAGGCAGACAGG TAAAACCGCCATCGCCATTGACACCATCATCAATCAGAAGCGCTTCAACGAAGGAACCGACGAGAAAAAGAAGCTGTACTGCATCTACGTGGCCATCGGCCAGAAGCGATCCACCGTGGCTCAGCTGGTCAAGAGATTGACAGACGCCGACGCCATGAAGTACACCATCGTGGTGTCGGCCACTGCCTCCGACGCCGCCCCTCTGCAGTACCTGGCCCCCTACTCCGGCTGCTCCATGGGCGAGTACTTCAGAGACAACGGCAAGCACGCCCTCATCATCTACGACGATCTCTCCAAGCAG GCCGTCGCCTACCGTCAGATGTCTCTGCTGCTGCGCCGTCCCCCTGGCCGTGAGGCTTACCCAGGAGATGTTTTCTACTTGCATTCCCGCCTGCTGGAGAGGGCTGCAAAGATGAACGACAACTTTGGAGGTGGCTCCCTTACCGCCCTCCCCGTCATTGAGACGCAGGCTGGTGACGTGTCGGCCTACATTCCAACCAACGTCATTTCCATCACAGATGGACAG ATCTTCTTGGAGACTGAGCTTTTCTACAAGGGCATTCGTCCCGCCATCAACGTCGGTCTGTCTGTGTCACGGGTCGGATCTGCCGCCCAGACCAGGGCCATGAAGCAG GTGGCCGGTACCATGAAGCTGGAGCTGGCCCAGTACCGAGAGGTGGCCGCTTTCGCTCAGTTCGGTTCCGACCTGGACGCAGCCACCCAGCAGCTGCTGAACCGTGGCGTCCGTCTCACTGAGCTTCTCAAGCAGGGCCAATACT CTCCCATGGCCATCGAAGAGCAGGTCACAGTCATCTACGCCGGCGTGAGGGGACACCTGGACAAGATGGAACCCAGCAAGATCACCAAGTTCGAGAAGGCTTTCCTGCAGCACATCTTGAGTCAGCACCAAGACCTGCTGGCCGCCATCAA GGCTGACGGCAAAATCTCAGAGGCTTCAGACGCTAAGCTCAAGCAAATCGTGTTGAACTTCCTGTCCAGCTTTGAGTAA